In Mycobacterium gallinarum, a single window of DNA contains:
- a CDS encoding APC family permease has protein sequence MSKLSTVTRRLVLGRPFRSDKLSHTLLPKRIALPVFASDAMSSVAYAPEEIFLVLSVAGLAAYSMAPWIGLAVAVVMMIVIASYRQNVHAYPSGGGDYEVVTTNLGPTAGLTVASALLVDYILTVAVSMASAMSNIGSAVPFVGQHKVLFAVIAILLLASINLRGIRESGTAFAIPTYAFMFGMYVMLGWGFYQIYVLDRPLQAESAGFEMHSEHGEILGFALVFLVARAFSSGSAALTGVEAISNGVPAFRKPKSRNAATTLALLGAIAITLFMGIIMLAKATGAQIAERPHEQLVGAPPDYDQKTLIAQLADAVFHNFPVGLYLIAGVTALILVLAANTAFNGFPVLGSILAQDRFLPRQLHTRGDRLAFSNGILFLALAAIAFIVAFRAEVTALIQLYIVGVFVSFTLSQIGMVRHWTRLLRTETEPAVRAKMKRSRIINSIGLLCTGTVLIIVVVTKFLVGAWIAILAMGGLFVIMKAIHKHYNTVARELEAQEAEEADGMVLPSRNHAIVLVSKLHLPTMRALAYARATRPDVLEAITVSVDDAETRALVHKWEDSDISTPLKVIASPYREITRPVLDYVKRVSKESPRTVVTVFIPEYVVGHWWEQVLHNQSALRLKGRLLFEPNVMVTSVPWQLSSSERLKTLAPQSAPGDARRGFLD, from the coding sequence GTGTCAAAGCTTTCGACCGTCACGCGGCGGCTGGTTCTGGGCCGTCCGTTCCGCAGCGACAAGCTGTCGCACACCCTGCTGCCCAAGCGGATCGCCCTGCCGGTGTTCGCCTCCGACGCCATGTCCTCCGTCGCCTATGCACCGGAGGAGATCTTTCTGGTGCTCTCGGTCGCGGGCCTGGCGGCCTACTCGATGGCGCCCTGGATCGGACTGGCCGTCGCGGTGGTGATGATGATCGTGATCGCCAGCTACCGGCAGAACGTGCACGCGTACCCGTCGGGCGGCGGCGACTACGAGGTGGTCACCACGAACCTCGGCCCGACCGCGGGCCTGACGGTGGCGAGCGCGCTGCTGGTGGACTACATACTGACGGTGGCGGTGTCGATGGCCTCGGCGATGTCGAACATCGGGTCGGCGGTGCCGTTCGTCGGCCAGCACAAGGTGTTGTTCGCCGTCATCGCGATCCTGCTGCTGGCGTCGATCAACCTGCGTGGCATCCGGGAGTCCGGCACCGCGTTCGCAATTCCCACCTATGCCTTCATGTTCGGCATGTACGTCATGTTGGGCTGGGGGTTTTATCAAATCTATGTTCTCGACAGGCCGCTGCAAGCGGAGTCGGCGGGCTTCGAAATGCATTCGGAGCACGGCGAGATTCTCGGTTTCGCCTTGGTGTTCCTTGTCGCGCGGGCGTTCTCCTCCGGTAGTGCCGCGTTGACCGGCGTGGAGGCGATCAGTAACGGCGTGCCGGCGTTCCGGAAACCGAAGTCGCGCAACGCGGCAACGACGCTGGCGCTGCTTGGCGCGATCGCCATCACGTTGTTCATGGGCATCATCATGCTGGCCAAAGCGACGGGTGCGCAGATCGCTGAGCGCCCCCATGAACAGCTCGTCGGCGCACCGCCCGACTATGACCAGAAGACCCTCATCGCTCAGCTCGCCGACGCGGTCTTCCACAATTTTCCCGTTGGGCTCTACCTGATTGCCGGCGTCACGGCGCTGATCCTGGTCCTGGCGGCCAACACCGCATTCAACGGCTTCCCGGTGCTGGGATCGATACTGGCGCAAGACCGTTTCCTGCCCCGCCAGTTGCATACCCGCGGCGATAGGTTGGCCTTCTCCAACGGCATCCTGTTTCTCGCACTCGCCGCAATCGCATTCATCGTCGCGTTCCGCGCCGAGGTCACAGCGCTCATTCAGCTGTATATCGTCGGGGTCTTCGTATCCTTCACCCTCAGCCAGATTGGGATGGTCCGCCACTGGACGCGGCTGTTGCGCACCGAGACCGAGCCCGCCGTCCGTGCCAAGATGAAGCGTTCCCGAATCATCAACTCCATCGGGTTGCTCTGCACGGGAACGGTTCTGATCATCGTCGTGGTGACGAAGTTCCTCGTCGGTGCCTGGATTGCCATTCTTGCGATGGGCGGATTGTTCGTGATCATGAAAGCCATTCACAAGCACTACAACACCGTGGCGCGCGAACTGGAGGCGCAGGAGGCCGAAGAGGCCGACGGCATGGTGTTGCCGAGCCGCAACCATGCGATCGTGCTGGTGTCCAAGCTGCACCTGCCGACCATGCGGGCGCTGGCCTACGCCAGGGCCACCCGTCCCGACGTGCTCGAGGCGATCACGGTCAGCGTCGATGACGCTGAGACCCGTGCGCTGGTGCACAAATGGGAGGACAGCGACATCAGCACGCCGTTGAAGGTGATCGCCTCGCCATACCGAGAGATCACCCGCCCGGTGCTCGACTACGTCAAGCGGGTCAGCAAGGAGTCGCCGCGCACCGTCGTGACGGTGTTCATTCCCGAGTACGTGGTGGGCCACTGGTGGGAGCAGGTGCTGCACAACCAGAGCGCGCTGCGACTCAAGGGCAGGCTGTTGTTCGAGCCGAACGTGATGGTGACATCGGTTCCATGGCAATTGAGTTCGTCGGAGCGCCTGAAAACGCTCGCGCCACAGTCCGCTCCTGGCGACGCACGCAGGGGCTTTTTGGATTGA
- a CDS encoding class I SAM-dependent RNA methyltransferase, with protein MSGDGKVDGSPGSSSELTLTVGPPANGGSCVARHDGRVVFVRYALPGETVRVRIRDGASDRGSYWHADVVEVIEPSADRVDPICPIAGVDGAGCCDLAFADPAAARRLKGAVVANQLERLGGYAWRDEGDAVAEQVGEGGATGWRTRVRLDTSARGKAGFHRYHSAELVTDLDCAQLPAGMLDGVNDWVWPHGAHVHVAVDDDGDRHVVQSGPREGRKSTTHVIEGEYEAVQRVGDRVWRVPVTAFWQAHRDAPRVYSELVTEWAQLRPGMTAWDLYGGAGIFAATLARAVGDTGKVLTVDTSRGASRSARAALADLGWVSVVTDSVRRALTGQRGRPDVAVLDPPRTGAGREVIDLLADAEVPRVIHIGCEAASFARDIRLYRGHGYAVEDLRVFDSFPLTHHIECVAVLTR; from the coding sequence TTGAGCGGCGACGGAAAGGTCGACGGGTCGCCCGGCTCGTCGTCCGAACTCACCTTGACCGTGGGGCCACCTGCCAACGGCGGCAGTTGTGTCGCGCGCCACGACGGGCGGGTGGTGTTCGTGCGCTATGCGTTGCCCGGTGAGACGGTCCGCGTCCGGATCAGAGACGGCGCCTCGGATCGCGGATCATATTGGCACGCCGACGTTGTCGAGGTCATCGAACCGTCCGCCGACCGGGTCGACCCGATCTGCCCGATCGCCGGGGTGGACGGTGCCGGTTGTTGCGATCTGGCATTCGCCGATCCGGCGGCGGCGCGGCGGCTGAAGGGTGCGGTGGTCGCCAATCAGCTGGAGCGGTTGGGCGGATACGCATGGCGTGACGAGGGCGACGCGGTGGCCGAGCAGGTGGGCGAGGGCGGGGCCACCGGCTGGCGAACCCGAGTGCGATTGGACACCTCCGCGCGGGGCAAGGCGGGATTTCACCGCTACCACAGCGCCGAGCTGGTCACCGATCTCGATTGTGCGCAGCTGCCGGCGGGCATGCTCGACGGCGTCAACGACTGGGTCTGGCCGCACGGTGCCCACGTGCACGTGGCGGTCGACGACGACGGTGACCGCCACGTCGTGCAGTCGGGTCCGCGGGAGGGCCGCAAGTCCACCACGCACGTCATCGAAGGCGAATACGAGGCGGTGCAGCGCGTCGGGGACCGCGTGTGGCGGGTACCGGTGACCGCGTTCTGGCAGGCGCACCGCGATGCTCCGCGGGTCTACAGCGAGCTGGTGACCGAATGGGCGCAACTGCGCCCGGGCATGACGGCATGGGATCTATACGGTGGGGCAGGGATTTTCGCGGCGACGCTGGCGCGCGCCGTCGGTGACACCGGGAAGGTCCTCACCGTCGACACGTCGCGCGGGGCGTCACGCTCGGCGCGCGCGGCGCTTGCCGACCTGGGGTGGGTTTCCGTCGTCACCGACTCCGTGAGAAGGGCGCTGACCGGTCAGCGGGGGAGGCCCGACGTCGCGGTGCTGGACCCGCCGAGAACGGGAGCCGGTCGCGAGGTGATCGACCTGCTGGCCGACGCCGAGGTGCCGAGAGTGATCCACATCGGTTGTGAGGCCGCCTCGTTCGCCCGCGACATCAGGCTGTACCGAGGCCACGGATATGCCGTCGAAGATCTGCGGGTGTTCGATTCGTTTCCGTTGACTCATCACATCGAGTGCGTCGCCGTGCTGACGCGTTGA
- a CDS encoding GbsR/MarR family transcriptional regulator, whose amino-acid sequence MASDPQETAEQLALVLSSHGLQRMTARVLASLLFTEDPAMTMGDLAEQLQASTGSISGALKMLSSVGLVERVPAPGSRRDHYRLRDDAWAVQYTNQNEVTTAVLKAAEAGIAATPEDGLAHQRLTQMRDFYAFLLDEIPALLDRWRQR is encoded by the coding sequence ATGGCCTCGGATCCCCAGGAGACCGCCGAGCAGCTCGCGCTCGTTCTCAGCTCACACGGTCTGCAGCGGATGACCGCGCGAGTTCTAGCATCGTTGCTGTTCACCGAGGATCCGGCCATGACCATGGGTGACCTCGCCGAACAGCTGCAGGCCAGCACAGGCTCGATCTCGGGAGCTCTCAAGATGCTCAGCTCCGTAGGACTTGTGGAGCGCGTGCCGGCGCCGGGAAGCCGGCGGGACCACTACCGGCTGCGCGATGACGCGTGGGCCGTCCAATATACGAATCAGAACGAAGTGACGACCGCCGTCCTGAAGGCGGCCGAGGCAGGGATCGCGGCCACACCCGAGGACGGCCTCGCCCATCAACGTCTCACTCAGATGCGCGACTTCTATGCATTCCTATTGGATGAGATTCCGGCGCTGCTCGACCGCTGGCGGCAGCGGTAG